The Roseovarius sp. THAF27 genome contains a region encoding:
- a CDS encoding ABC transporter permease, which produces MTYDTALPLPARQPRRRFASLRAIGALILREMSTTNGRSPGGYLWAVLEPVAGIGLLSLVFAAAFRSPPLGVSFPMFYSTGMLLFLTFTDIHNKVAQSLHYSRQLLAYPTVTFLDAIIARFVLNLMTQLMVGYVILMGCMLLFETRVTPDLTVIVEAFTLTALLSLGIGVLNCYLFTRFDIMQKVWSILMRPMFIISGVFYLFESLPETYSDFLWYNPLVHVIGLMRRGFYGTYDATYVSPAYVTGLSLVCLAAGLLLLRRNHRDLLNGI; this is translated from the coding sequence ATGACATACGATACGGCCCTGCCCCTGCCCGCCCGCCAGCCCCGGCGACGTTTCGCCTCGCTGCGCGCCATCGGCGCGTTGATCCTGCGCGAGATGTCGACCACCAATGGCCGTTCCCCCGGCGGATACCTCTGGGCCGTGCTCGAACCTGTGGCGGGCATCGGATTGCTGTCGCTGGTCTTTGCGGCGGCCTTTCGCAGCCCCCCCCTCGGGGTCAGCTTTCCAATGTTCTACTCCACCGGCATGCTGCTTTTCCTGACCTTCACCGACATCCACAACAAGGTAGCGCAGTCACTGCATTATTCACGGCAGCTGTTGGCCTACCCCACGGTCACTTTCCTGGATGCGATCATTGCGCGTTTCGTGCTCAACCTCATGACCCAACTCATGGTCGGATACGTCATCCTGATGGGTTGCATGCTGCTGTTCGAAACAAGGGTCACGCCCGATCTGACGGTCATTGTCGAAGCCTTTACGCTGACCGCGCTGCTGTCCCTAGGGATCGGTGTCCTGAACTGCTACCTGTTCACCCGGTTCGACATCATGCAGAAGGTCTGGTCGATCCTGATGCGACCGATGTTCATCATCTCCGGGGTCTTCTATCTGTTCGAAAGCCTGCCCGAGACCTATTCCGACTTCCTGTGGTACAACCCGCTGGTCCATGTCATCGGCCTGATGCGCCGCGGGTTCTACGGCACCTACGACGCCACCTACGTCTCCCCCGCCTATGTGACCGGCCTGTCGCTTGTGTGTCTGGCGGCCGGGCTGCTGCTGCTGCGGCGCAACCACCGCGACCTGCTCAACGGGATCTGA
- a CDS encoding capsule biosynthesis protein, which yields MTKREKFSPVPTAPRMPDVSPLPRPGSPGPAKQAAEAVPPSGSTAQAPDQVPPTVARAFMRPRHALLILSFVLVVLVPTGVSGWYLWTLAADQYVSKVGFSVRREDNNSAIDLLGGLTSFSGSSSSDTDILYEFIQSQRLVVDIDKALDLRRIWSKPEGDPIFSLDPDASVEDLVSYWNNMVRLSYGAGSGLLEVEVRAFAPEDATKIAETLFDESSEMINQLSAIARADAISYAREELDVAQERLKEARETITRFRNENQIINPESDLQSQAGLLGSLHVQQAEALIEIDMLNDTARAGDPRLEQAERRLAVIEKRIGAERQKLGFQGAEVGDNAFSEIVGEYERLTLDRQFAEKTYVGALAAYDSAQAEARRKTRYLAAYMEPTQAQTAKYPSRPTLLMLVGLFLFLIWSITSLVIYSVKDRR from the coding sequence ATGACCAAGCGTGAGAAGTTTTCACCTGTGCCCACGGCGCCCAGGATGCCGGATGTGTCGCCGTTGCCCCGGCCCGGATCCCCTGGTCCTGCAAAGCAGGCTGCCGAGGCGGTGCCGCCCTCCGGGTCGACCGCCCAGGCGCCGGATCAGGTCCCGCCGACTGTCGCGCGGGCGTTCATGCGACCGCGCCATGCGCTTCTGATCCTCAGCTTTGTTCTGGTCGTGCTTGTCCCCACTGGCGTCTCGGGGTGGTACCTGTGGACCCTGGCCGCGGATCAATATGTCTCTAAGGTGGGGTTTTCGGTGCGCCGCGAAGACAACAACTCCGCGATTGACCTGCTGGGTGGTCTGACCAGCTTTTCGGGATCCAGTTCGAGCGATACCGACATCCTTTACGAGTTCATCCAGAGCCAGCGCCTTGTCGTCGATATCGACAAGGCGCTCGATCTGCGCAGGATATGGTCGAAACCCGAAGGCGATCCGATCTTCTCGCTCGATCCGGACGCCTCGGTGGAGGATCTGGTTTCCTACTGGAACAATATGGTACGGCTGTCCTATGGCGCGGGCTCGGGGTTGCTGGAAGTGGAGGTGCGCGCCTTCGCCCCTGAGGACGCGACGAAGATTGCGGAGACCCTGTTCGACGAGAGCTCCGAGATGATCAACCAGCTCAGCGCGATCGCCCGGGCGGATGCCATCAGCTATGCCCGCGAGGAACTTGACGTGGCGCAGGAGCGGCTCAAGGAGGCGCGCGAGACCATCACCCGCTTCCGCAACGAAAACCAGATCATCAACCCCGAGAGCGACCTGCAAAGCCAGGCAGGCCTTCTGGGTTCGCTACACGTCCAGCAGGCCGAGGCGTTGATTGAAATCGATATGCTGAACGATACCGCACGGGCGGGCGATCCGCGGCTGGAACAGGCCGAGCGTCGGCTGGCGGTGATCGAGAAGCGCATCGGCGCCGAACGTCAGAAACTCGGTTTCCAGGGGGCAGAGGTGGGTGACAACGCCTTTTCCGAGATCGTCGGGGAATACGAGCGCCTTACCCTAGACCGCCAGTTTGCCGAGAAGACCTATGTGGGCGCGCTGGCAGCCTATGATTCCGCCCAGGCCGAAGCGCGGCGCAAGACCCGCTATCTGGCCGCCTACATGGAGCCGACACAGGCGCAGACCGCGAAATATCCCTCGCGTCCCACCCTTCTGATGCTGGTGGGGCTATTCCTCTTCCTGATCTGGTCGATCACGTCGTTGGTGATCTATTCGGTCAAGGACCGCCGCTGA
- a CDS encoding ABC transporter ATP-binding protein: MIRFDNLTKIYALDGRRKIVADRINVVFPTGRAVALLGRNGAGKSTLLRIIAGTEAPSEGRIVSSGTISWPVGFAGSFHPELSGAQNARFVGRIYGVDTDALIDFVEDFAGLGVHFHLPFRTYSSGMRSRLAFGVSMGIGFDTYLVDEITAVGDAEFRKKSDRVFKARLRSAGAVMVTHSMAQVRTLCDAAAVLEEGGLTYYDDIEAAIAHHNRNMAGGG; this comes from the coding sequence ATGATCAGGTTCGATAACCTTACAAAGATCTATGCGCTGGACGGCCGCCGCAAGATCGTGGCCGACCGCATAAATGTCGTGTTTCCCACCGGGCGCGCAGTGGCGCTGCTGGGCCGCAACGGGGCGGGCAAATCGACCCTGTTGCGGATCATTGCGGGGACAGAGGCCCCCTCCGAGGGACGGATCGTGTCGAGCGGCACGATTTCCTGGCCGGTGGGGTTCGCCGGATCCTTTCACCCCGAGTTGAGCGGGGCGCAGAATGCGCGTTTCGTGGGGCGGATCTACGGGGTGGATACCGATGCGCTGATCGATTTCGTCGAGGATTTCGCCGGCCTTGGCGTGCATTTCCACCTGCCGTTCCGCACCTATTCCTCGGGGATGCGGTCGCGGCTTGCCTTCGGGGTGTCCATGGGGATCGGCTTCGACACCTATCTGGTCGACGAGATCACCGCGGTCGGAGATGCCGAATTCCGCAAGAAGAGCGACCGCGTCTTCAAGGCGCGGCTGCGCTCTGCCGGGGCGGTGATGGTGACCCATTCGATGGCCCAGGTTCGGACCCTGTGCGATGCCGCCGCGGTGCTCGAAGAGGGCGGACTCACCTACTACGACGACATCGAGGCGGCCATCGCCCATCACAACCGCAACATGGCCGGCGGCGGCTGA